The proteins below come from a single candidate division TA06 bacterium B3_TA06 genomic window:
- a CDS encoding IS1595 family transposase — protein MNYKTAYGFFDRIRRAIAADDCWTGLSGEVEMDETYIGGKRKGKRGRGAAGKVPVFGMLERAGKVVVEVVPDVKEKTLMGLITKTIEP, from the coding sequence GTGAACTACAAGACGGCGTATGGATTCTTTGACCGTATTCGCAGGGCGATTGCCGCAGATGATTGCTGGACAGGGCTTAGCGGCGAGGTTGAGATGGATGAGACGTATATTGGAGGCAAGAGAAAGGGTAAGCGAGGTCGTGGAGCAGCTGGTAAGGTTCCGGTATTTGGTATGCTGGAACGTGCAGGCAAGGTCGTGGTTGAGGTAGTGCCTGACGTTAAGGAGAAGACATTAATGGGTCTTATTACCAAGACTATAGAACC